A window of Mycolicibacterium fluoranthenivorans contains these coding sequences:
- a CDS encoding APC family permease, protein MTENVAPPTKRPAGGAGDVQRLKRNAVGTIGVIFMAVATAAPITAMVGNVPIAVGFGNGSHAPAGYIVATVVLGLFAIGYATMAKHITATGAFYGYISHGLGRIIGMASGLLITMAYIVFEASLIGIFSFFFQNLFASQLHIQVHWLIPALLMLTLNCILTYFDVNLTAKVLGVFLVTEIVMLALGALAVLVKGGGPEGFAVAETLNPIGAFTPAAVAGASAGLGLFFAFWSWVGFESTAMYGEESKDPKRIIPRATMISVIGVGLFYVFVSWMAIAGTGPQRSVELAQDPATSSEIFFGPVRGTYGEWAITVFNILLVTGSFACGMAFHNCASRYLYALGREGLSLRLQKTIGATHPTHGSPHVASFVQTGITLVLILAFFFAGMDPYVHMYTLLAILGTMAIMVVQSLCAFSVIAYFHFHKNHPSSAHWFKTFTAPLLGGIGMLYVVYLLWEHKDAAAGAASGTLLFKLTPWIVVGLFVLGVALATYFRLRDPRRYELIGRIVFEDNVVRE, encoded by the coding sequence ATGACTGAGAACGTCGCACCACCTACTAAAAGACCAGCTGGCGGCGCTGGTGACGTCCAACGACTGAAGCGCAACGCGGTGGGCACCATCGGCGTCATCTTCATGGCGGTGGCCACCGCGGCGCCGATCACCGCGATGGTCGGCAATGTCCCGATCGCTGTCGGATTCGGAAACGGTTCACATGCCCCGGCCGGCTATATCGTCGCGACCGTCGTCCTCGGGTTGTTCGCCATCGGGTACGCGACCATGGCCAAACACATCACGGCCACCGGTGCCTTCTACGGCTACATCTCGCACGGTCTGGGGCGCATCATCGGTATGGCCAGCGGTCTGCTGATCACCATGGCCTACATCGTGTTCGAGGCGTCGCTCATCGGGATCTTCTCGTTCTTCTTCCAGAACCTGTTCGCGTCGCAGTTGCACATCCAGGTGCACTGGCTGATCCCGGCGCTGCTGATGCTCACGCTCAACTGCATCCTCACCTATTTCGACGTGAACCTGACGGCGAAGGTGCTCGGGGTGTTCCTGGTGACCGAGATCGTCATGCTGGCCCTGGGTGCGCTGGCGGTGTTGGTCAAAGGTGGTGGACCCGAAGGGTTTGCCGTGGCCGAGACGCTCAATCCGATCGGTGCGTTCACGCCGGCGGCGGTCGCCGGGGCCAGCGCCGGACTGGGCCTGTTCTTCGCCTTCTGGTCGTGGGTCGGATTCGAGTCGACCGCGATGTACGGCGAGGAATCCAAGGACCCCAAGCGCATCATCCCGCGTGCCACCATGATCAGTGTCATCGGCGTCGGCCTCTTCTACGTGTTCGTGTCGTGGATGGCCATCGCCGGCACCGGTCCGCAGCGATCGGTCGAGCTGGCCCAGGATCCCGCCACCTCGTCGGAGATCTTCTTCGGGCCGGTGCGCGGCACCTACGGTGAATGGGCCATCACGGTGTTCAACATCCTGCTGGTGACCGGATCGTTCGCCTGCGGTATGGCGTTCCACAACTGCGCGTCCCGGTATCTGTACGCCCTCGGCCGGGAAGGCCTGTCGCTGCGTCTGCAGAAGACCATCGGCGCCACGCACCCGACGCACGGATCGCCGCATGTCGCGTCGTTCGTGCAGACCGGGATCACGCTGGTGCTCATCCTGGCCTTCTTCTTCGCGGGCATGGACCCCTACGTGCACATGTACACGCTGCTGGCGATCCTCGGCACCATGGCCATCATGGTGGTGCAGTCGCTCTGCGCCTTCTCGGTCATCGCGTACTTCCACTTCCACAAGAACCACCCGTCCAGCGCACACTGGTTCAAGACGTTCACCGCGCCGCTGCTCGGCGGTATCGGCATGCTGTATGTGGTGTACCTGCTCTGGGAGCACAAGGACGCCGCTGCGGGTGCGGCGTCGGGCACGTTGCTGTTCAAGCTGACGCCGTGGATCGTGGTCGGACTGTTCGTGCTCGGGGTCGCGCTGGCCACCTACTTCCGGCTGCGTGACCCGCGCCGCTACGAACTGATCGGCCGGATCGTGTTCGAGGACAACGTCGTCCGAGAGTAG
- a CDS encoding alpha/beta hydrolase, with product MYHPDLARIARFIPRGLVGPKTAPVMRYLSRRMGRSVPDGVEVLTLSSGVTLRLHRPRGVAKPGPALLWMHGGGYVLGSPAQDDKLCRRYAGELGATVAAVQYRLAPQNPYPAGLEDCYAALTWLAQLPTVDPSRLAIGGASAGGGMAAALALLARDRGEVPLAAQVLVYPMLDDRTVGPEFDDPGHRLWTQGSNGFGWRAYLGGADPEVAVPARNPDLSGLAPAWIGVGTHDLFHDEDLAYAQRLREAGVPVEVEVVAGAFHGFDAIAPKTAVSQDFIGSQIATLRRAFTAAT from the coding sequence ATGTACCACCCCGATCTGGCCCGCATCGCGCGTTTCATCCCGCGCGGCCTGGTGGGCCCGAAAACTGCCCCGGTGATGCGGTACCTGTCCCGGCGGATGGGGCGCTCCGTCCCGGACGGGGTGGAGGTCCTGACCCTGAGTTCCGGGGTCACGCTGCGCCTGCACCGCCCGCGCGGGGTGGCGAAACCCGGCCCCGCCCTGCTGTGGATGCACGGCGGCGGCTATGTGTTGGGCAGCCCGGCGCAGGACGACAAGTTGTGCCGGCGCTACGCCGGCGAACTGGGCGCGACGGTGGCCGCCGTGCAGTACCGGCTGGCACCACAGAATCCGTACCCCGCCGGCCTCGAAGACTGCTACGCGGCGTTGACGTGGCTGGCGCAGCTGCCCACCGTCGACCCGTCGCGGTTGGCCATCGGCGGTGCCAGCGCCGGCGGCGGGATGGCCGCCGCCTTGGCCCTGCTCGCCCGGGACCGGGGTGAGGTGCCGCTCGCCGCGCAGGTCCTGGTCTACCCGATGCTCGACGACCGGACCGTGGGCCCGGAGTTCGACGATCCGGGGCACCGGCTGTGGACCCAGGGCAGCAACGGATTCGGCTGGCGGGCCTATCTGGGCGGGGCCGATCCCGAGGTGGCGGTCCCCGCGCGCAACCCGGACCTGTCCGGGCTTGCGCCCGCCTGGATCGGCGTCGGCACCCACGACCTGTTTCACGACGAGGACCTGGCCTATGCGCAGCGCCTGCGCGAGGCCGGGGTCCCGGTCGAGGTCGAGGTGGTCGCGGGGGCGTTCCACGGTTTCGATGCCATAGCGCCCAAAACCGCAGTGTCACAAGACTTCATCGGAAGTCAGATTGCGACACTGCGGCGGGCGTTCACCGCTGCGACCTAG
- a CDS encoding GntR family transcriptional regulator, with protein sequence MPKPYVVRTGLDEILEALHEGDAVPPERELAVRFGVARETVRQALHELLVEGRIERRGRGTVVAAPKLVQPLSLRSYTEGAAERGRVPGRLLVGWEDIEAGPELAAALAIAPGSTVMQLERVLLADGRRIGLESTYLAAGRFGALRTTFDPTTSLYAAIRATGVVFGSATERIETALAAPREASLLDTTTAMPMLLLHRRSLDTDGVPIETVRALYRGDRIAFETSLS encoded by the coding sequence GTGCCCAAACCGTATGTGGTGCGCACCGGGCTGGACGAGATCCTGGAGGCTCTGCACGAGGGCGATGCGGTGCCGCCGGAACGCGAACTGGCGGTGCGGTTCGGGGTGGCCCGCGAAACCGTCCGGCAGGCCCTGCACGAACTCCTGGTCGAGGGCCGTATCGAGCGGCGCGGCCGCGGCACCGTAGTGGCCGCCCCGAAACTGGTGCAACCGTTGTCGCTGCGCTCCTATACCGAAGGCGCCGCCGAGCGTGGCCGCGTTCCCGGGCGCCTGCTGGTGGGCTGGGAGGATATCGAAGCCGGTCCGGAACTCGCCGCGGCGCTCGCGATCGCGCCGGGCAGCACCGTCATGCAACTGGAACGGGTGCTGCTCGCCGACGGACGCCGGATCGGGCTGGAGAGCACCTACCTGGCGGCCGGGCGGTTCGGGGCGTTGCGTACCACCTTCGACCCGACGACGTCGCTCTATGCGGCGATCCGGGCCACCGGTGTGGTCTTCGGGTCGGCCACCGAACGCATCGAGACCGCGTTGGCCGCACCGCGTGAGGCGAGCTTGCTGGACACCACGACGGCCATGCCGATGCTGCTGCTGCACCGCCGCTCCCTCGACACCGACGGGGTACCCATCGAGACGGTGCGCGCGCTCTATCGCGGTGACCGGATCGCTTTCGAGACTTCGTTGTCGTAA
- a CDS encoding HD family phosphohydrolase, with protein MRVLDETTLEELHTVLRSLRGVWDEESVDELDHALQSAAKAIEDTADDELVLAAALHDLGHSPLIDAGPEHDAVARAWLTPRFGERVGWLAGAHVAAKRYLAATDTGYTPSQVSVLSLARQGGPGVDPAFVTHPWWPDALRLRRYDDAAKDPGARGATIEDVLTVARRVLHR; from the coding sequence ATGCGAGTTCTCGACGAAACAACCCTCGAGGAACTGCACACCGTGCTGCGCTCGTTGCGCGGGGTGTGGGACGAGGAGTCTGTCGACGAGCTGGACCATGCCCTACAGTCCGCCGCCAAGGCGATCGAGGACACCGCCGATGACGAGTTGGTGCTCGCCGCCGCCCTGCACGACCTGGGGCACAGTCCGCTCATCGACGCCGGGCCGGAACACGACGCGGTGGCCCGCGCATGGCTGACCCCGCGATTCGGCGAGCGTGTCGGCTGGCTGGCCGGTGCGCATGTGGCCGCCAAGCGCTACCTGGCGGCCACCGATACCGGCTACACGCCGTCCCAGGTGTCGGTGCTGTCGCTGGCGCGCCAGGGCGGGCCCGGTGTCGACCCCGCATTCGTCACGCACCCGTGGTGGCCGGATGCGTTGCGGTTGCGCCGTTATGACGATGCCGCCAAGGATCCCGGCGCCCGGGGTGCGACCATCGAGGATGTGCTGACCGTGGCGCGGCGGGTGCTGCACCGGTGA
- a CDS encoding TIGR03364 family FAD-dependent oxidoreductase codes for MRVTIIGGGILGTAHAVEAVRRGHTVVHLERETEARGATVRNFGLVWVSGRSTAELDAALRSRELWQELGAEIPGIGFRAAGSITLLRTDAEVAVAREAVDRGDADHRGFTLLHPEQVRALNPALRGTFLGGLHCARDAVVESRQALPAIREYLMGTGRYTFLPGVEARSVDGLTVRDDRGERHGADLVVVCAGAAHAGLVRELAGDLPVRRVRLQMMQTEPLGEALTTAIADADSFRYYPGFAGPALDALRRNEPQDPVAADGHMQLLCVQRLHGGLTIGDTHEYDEPFAFDVSTQPYAYLAARVEEFLGGPLPAIRQRWAGVYSQCTDPHQLVCRTSPEDNVWVVTGPGGRGMTLGPAIAEHTADLIGM; via the coding sequence ATGCGCGTGACGATCATCGGTGGCGGCATCCTCGGCACCGCCCACGCCGTGGAGGCAGTACGACGCGGGCACACCGTGGTGCACCTGGAGCGGGAGACCGAGGCCCGGGGTGCCACGGTGCGCAACTTCGGCCTGGTCTGGGTGTCCGGCCGCTCCACCGCGGAACTGGACGCCGCCCTGCGGTCGCGCGAGCTGTGGCAAGAGCTCGGCGCCGAGATTCCCGGGATCGGATTCCGGGCGGCCGGCTCGATCACCCTGCTGCGCACCGACGCCGAGGTGGCGGTGGCCCGCGAGGCCGTCGACCGCGGCGATGCCGACCACCGCGGGTTCACCCTGCTGCACCCCGAGCAGGTACGTGCCCTCAATCCGGCGCTGCGCGGCACCTTCCTGGGAGGACTGCACTGCGCGCGGGATGCCGTCGTCGAATCCAGGCAGGCGCTGCCCGCCATCCGCGAATACCTGATGGGCACAGGGCGATACACCTTCCTGCCCGGCGTGGAGGCCAGATCGGTGGACGGCCTGACGGTGCGCGACGACCGAGGCGAACGTCACGGCGCCGACCTCGTGGTGGTGTGCGCAGGTGCCGCGCACGCAGGCCTGGTCCGGGAACTCGCCGGTGACCTTCCGGTCCGCCGGGTGCGCCTGCAGATGATGCAGACCGAGCCGCTGGGTGAGGCGCTCACCACCGCCATCGCCGATGCCGACAGCTTCCGCTACTACCCAGGCTTCGCCGGACCGGCACTGGATGCGCTGCGCCGCAACGAACCTCAGGATCCGGTCGCCGCCGACGGGCATATGCAACTGCTCTGCGTACAACGCCTGCACGGCGGTCTGACGATCGGCGACACCCACGAGTACGACGAACCGTTCGCCTTCGACGTGAGCACGCAGCCCTATGCCTACCTGGCGGCGCGGGTCGAGGAATTCCTCGGCGGGCCGCTACCCGCCATCCGGCAGCGCTGGGCCGGTGTCTACAGCCAGTGCACCGATCCACACCAGCTGGTGTGCCGGACCTCGCCCGAGGACAACGTATGGGTGGTCACCGGGCCGGGCGGCCGCGGTATGACGCTGGGGCCCGCCATCGCCGAACACACCGCCGATCTCATCGGAATGTAG
- a CDS encoding phosphonatase-like hydrolase, whose translation MLDKPIQVAVLDMAGTTVADDGLVVSAFEAAATAAGLPADGDERDQARQYVLDTMGQSKIVVFRALFGTEDRARRANDEFERAYAELIDNGHAAPIAGAAEAVTELRRAGIKVALTTGFSAVTQDKLLAALGWQQLADLVLAPGAGVRSRPYPDLVLTALMRLQADSVDNVAVLGDTSTDVESALRAGAAIAAGALTGAHSEEDLRAAGATHVVGSVVDFADLLLTNP comes from the coding sequence ATGCTGGACAAGCCCATTCAGGTCGCCGTCCTCGACATGGCCGGCACCACGGTCGCCGATGACGGACTGGTCGTCAGCGCCTTCGAGGCCGCTGCCACCGCAGCGGGACTGCCCGCCGACGGCGACGAACGCGATCAGGCCCGCCAATACGTCCTGGACACCATGGGACAGTCGAAGATCGTGGTGTTTCGCGCCCTGTTCGGTACCGAGGACCGCGCCCGGCGTGCCAATGACGAGTTCGAGCGTGCCTATGCCGAACTGATCGACAACGGTCACGCCGCACCCATCGCCGGTGCGGCCGAGGCCGTCACCGAACTGCGCAGGGCCGGGATCAAGGTGGCGCTGACGACCGGGTTCTCCGCGGTCACCCAGGACAAGCTGCTGGCGGCGCTGGGCTGGCAGCAACTGGCTGATCTGGTGCTGGCGCCGGGCGCCGGCGTGCGCAGTCGCCCGTACCCCGACCTGGTGCTCACCGCGTTGATGCGGTTGCAGGCCGACAGCGTCGACAACGTCGCCGTGCTCGGCGATACGAGTACCGACGTCGAGAGCGCGCTGCGTGCCGGTGCCGCCATCGCCGCCGGTGCCCTCACCGGCGCCCACAGCGAGGAAGACCTCCGCGCCGCCGGGGCCACCCACGTGGTGGGCTCCGTCGTCGATTTCGCCGATCTGCTCCTGACCAACCCCTGA
- a CDS encoding 2-aminoethylphosphonate ABC transporter substrate-binding protein has translation MFLRNAFRATAVVVALAATTLTAACGGTGSGGSSSGTTLTVYSADGLANWYKGRFAEFTKDTGIAVNLVEAGSGEVVSRVDKEQSNPQADLLVTLPPFIQKADKSGLLVPSGADTSGIAADQVGPQGRYVPIVDNALSFIVNPAATPAPATWDDLLAPEFKGKLQYSTPGQAGDGTAVLVLLQHLLGKQGALDYLGKLQTNNVGPSSSTGKLQPKVSNGELLVANGDVQMNLGSIKDDGSTFAIFIPAHNGTRTTVSLPYVAGVTKGAPHAEDAKKLLAYLLSDEVQKTVEPDALGIPVRDSIRTVAAGTPAPNTPGAVLKDVQIWVPDWNAVLADLDADVAAYQKATGN, from the coding sequence ATGTTTCTGCGCAACGCCTTTCGTGCCACCGCGGTGGTGGTGGCCCTCGCCGCCACCACTCTCACCGCCGCCTGCGGTGGGACCGGGTCCGGCGGCTCCAGCAGCGGCACCACCCTCACGGTGTACAGCGCCGATGGTCTGGCGAACTGGTACAAGGGCCGGTTCGCCGAGTTCACCAAGGACACCGGTATCGCGGTCAACCTGGTCGAGGCCGGATCCGGGGAGGTGGTGTCCCGGGTGGACAAGGAGCAGTCCAACCCCCAGGCCGACCTGCTGGTGACGCTGCCGCCGTTCATCCAGAAGGCCGACAAATCAGGGCTGCTGGTGCCCAGCGGGGCTGATACCTCGGGTATCGCCGCGGATCAGGTCGGCCCGCAGGGCCGCTACGTACCGATCGTCGACAACGCGTTGAGCTTCATCGTCAATCCGGCCGCCACCCCCGCCCCGGCGACCTGGGACGACCTGCTGGCACCGGAGTTCAAGGGCAAACTGCAGTACTCGACGCCAGGACAGGCCGGTGACGGCACCGCCGTGCTGGTCCTTCTGCAGCATCTGCTCGGCAAGCAGGGTGCGTTGGACTACCTCGGCAAGCTGCAGACCAACAACGTCGGGCCGTCGTCGTCGACCGGCAAGTTGCAGCCCAAGGTGAGCAACGGAGAACTGTTGGTGGCCAACGGCGATGTGCAGATGAACCTCGGCTCGATCAAGGACGACGGGTCCACGTTCGCCATCTTCATCCCCGCGCACAACGGCACCCGCACCACGGTGTCGCTGCCGTACGTGGCCGGCGTCACCAAGGGTGCACCGCACGCCGAGGACGCCAAGAAACTGCTGGCCTACCTGCTCTCCGATGAGGTCCAGAAGACCGTGGAACCGGACGCGCTCGGTATCCCGGTCCGCGACAGCATCCGCACCGTCGCCGCCGGAACGCCCGCCCCGAACACGCCGGGCGCCGTGCTCAAGGATGTCCAGATCTGGGTGCCGGATTGGAACGCGGTGCTGGCCGACCTCGACGCCGATGTCGCCGCGTATCAGAAGGCGACCGGCAACTGA
- a CDS encoding ABC transporter ATP-binding protein, protein MAEIKVARAGVRPRESGDPFSAGPAIVFDRVGVSYGRGAKATHALVDFNLRVGTGETVALLGPSGSGKSTALGALAGFVRPTSGAVRLNGRDITDLPPAKRGIGVVLQSYALFPHMRVADNVAFGLKAQRVPRDQIGGRVAEALDMVGMAAYAKRLPRELSGGQQQRIAIARALAIRPRVLLLDEPLAALDAQLRQSMLAELRQLKESLPDTAMLYVTHDQAEALALADRIVVMNNARLMDVDTAENLWKRPPSSFTAAFLGGANLIPCTVGRVIGTSALVTVSHKTVSAEAPQPAVGKADWAPGARALLCIRPHALRIVSLGDRDALRASVNAAMWRGAVTRLVLTLTSMPDQLIEIDVPGHVHFETGTEVGVRIPEPAGVLVRAGS, encoded by the coding sequence ATGGCCGAGATCAAGGTCGCACGTGCCGGCGTACGGCCCAGGGAATCCGGTGATCCCTTCTCGGCCGGCCCGGCCATCGTCTTCGACCGGGTGGGAGTCAGTTACGGCCGCGGTGCCAAGGCCACCCACGCGCTGGTCGACTTCAACCTGCGGGTCGGCACGGGGGAGACCGTGGCGCTGCTGGGGCCGAGCGGGTCGGGGAAGTCCACCGCGCTGGGCGCGCTGGCCGGCTTCGTCCGGCCGACCTCCGGTGCGGTCCGGCTGAATGGGCGCGATATCACCGATCTGCCGCCGGCCAAGCGCGGTATCGGGGTGGTGTTGCAATCGTATGCGCTGTTCCCGCACATGCGGGTGGCCGACAATGTCGCCTTCGGGCTCAAGGCGCAGCGCGTACCCCGGGACCAGATCGGCGGCCGGGTGGCCGAGGCGCTGGACATGGTCGGCATGGCCGCCTACGCAAAGCGGTTGCCACGTGAGCTCTCCGGGGGGCAGCAGCAGCGCATCGCGATCGCCCGGGCACTGGCGATCCGCCCCAGGGTGTTACTGCTGGACGAACCGCTGGCCGCCCTCGATGCCCAACTGCGCCAGTCGATGCTGGCCGAGCTGCGCCAGCTCAAGGAGTCGTTACCCGATACCGCCATGCTCTACGTCACCCATGATCAGGCGGAGGCACTGGCGCTGGCCGACCGCATCGTGGTGATGAACAACGCCCGGCTGATGGACGTGGATACCGCCGAGAATCTGTGGAAGCGGCCACCGAGCAGTTTCACGGCGGCATTCCTGGGCGGGGCCAACCTGATTCCGTGCACCGTCGGTCGCGTCATCGGTACGTCGGCGTTGGTGACGGTCTCACACAAGACGGTCAGCGCGGAGGCGCCGCAACCGGCCGTCGGCAAGGCCGACTGGGCGCCGGGTGCGCGAGCCCTACTGTGCATCCGTCCGCACGCCCTGCGCATCGTATCGCTGGGCGACCGGGATGCGTTGCGCGCCAGTGTCAATGCGGCAATGTGGCGGGGTGCGGTCACCCGGCTGGTGCTGACGCTCACCAGCATGCCCGACCAGCTCATCGAGATCGACGTACCCGGACATGTCCACTTCGAGACGGGAACAGAAGTGGGCGTGCGGATTCCGGAACCGGCCGGGGTGCTCGTCCGGGCCGGCTCGTGA
- a CDS encoding 2-aminoethylphosphonate ABC transporter permease subunit has translation MTGSTAVLLDAARVTRAPRRHRAHWWVLPPLAVVLFAAVYPLARVFGESTRPGKWVEVLGSAQFRDALWRTVAIAATSTLGCLVLGTFLAVILAFVPFPGSGLVGRLIDTVLSLPSFLITLAFTFLYGTAGAVNAAISALSGDPAPLLNVLYTPAGVIAAEITFFTPFVVRPLLAAFAMVPRAQLDVAASLGAGPLRVLRSVVLPEAWPALMAGGSLVLLLTLNEFGIVLFTGAKGVTTLPVLIYTRGIVTFDLPGAAVIAAVQVVLSLGLYLAYRMIFARMTSGRDGDDAVVEPAK, from the coding sequence GTGACCGGGAGTACTGCCGTGCTGCTCGACGCGGCCCGGGTCACCCGTGCGCCGCGACGACACCGCGCGCACTGGTGGGTGCTGCCGCCGTTGGCCGTGGTGCTGTTCGCGGCGGTGTATCCCCTGGCGCGGGTGTTCGGCGAGTCGACCCGGCCAGGAAAATGGGTCGAGGTGCTGGGCTCCGCACAGTTCCGGGATGCGTTGTGGCGCACCGTCGCCATCGCGGCGACCTCGACCCTGGGCTGCCTCGTGCTGGGCACCTTCCTGGCGGTCATCCTGGCGTTCGTGCCGTTTCCCGGTTCCGGCCTGGTCGGCCGGCTCATCGACACCGTCCTGTCGTTGCCGTCGTTCCTGATCACCCTGGCCTTCACCTTCCTCTACGGCACGGCCGGAGCGGTCAACGCGGCGATCAGTGCGCTGAGCGGCGACCCGGCACCGCTGCTGAACGTCCTGTACACCCCGGCCGGCGTGATCGCCGCGGAGATCACCTTCTTCACCCCGTTCGTGGTACGACCATTGCTGGCGGCGTTCGCCATGGTGCCGCGCGCCCAGCTCGACGTGGCGGCCAGCCTGGGTGCCGGCCCGCTGCGGGTACTGCGCTCGGTGGTGCTGCCAGAGGCGTGGCCGGCCTTGATGGCCGGTGGCAGCCTGGTGCTGTTGCTCACCCTCAACGAGTTCGGCATCGTGTTGTTCACCGGAGCCAAGGGCGTGACCACCCTGCCGGTGCTCATCTACACCCGCGGGATCGTCACCTTCGACCTGCCGGGCGCCGCGGTGATCGCCGCCGTGCAGGTGGTGCTCTCGCTGGGGCTCTACCTCGCCTACCGAATGATCTTCGCCCGCATGACCTCTGGAAGGGACGGCGACGATGCTGTTGTGGAACCGGCGAAGTAG
- a CDS encoding ABC transporter permease: MLLWNRRSRAVALAVFGVVVLVVFVAPLATVLLAGLSGSWTGALPSGLGLGRVGAALTGENLASLSVSLQTAFVAGAFALFLGTWAALAARDCPTWLRRFTDAVFHLPIAVPSVAIGLGLLIAFNSRPLLLGGTRWIVILAHAVLVLAFAFSSVSAALDRLDPCYRQAAESLGAGPVRVLLRVTLPLLLPALGAAAGLAVALSMGELGATVMVYPATWKTLPVTIFGLTDRGQALQAAASTAILLLVTLLALAVLGRIRGRAALR; this comes from the coding sequence ATGCTGTTGTGGAACCGGCGAAGTAGGGCGGTCGCACTGGCCGTGTTCGGCGTGGTGGTGCTCGTCGTGTTCGTCGCACCACTGGCCACCGTACTGCTGGCCGGGCTGTCCGGCTCGTGGACGGGTGCACTGCCTTCGGGACTGGGTTTGGGCCGGGTCGGCGCTGCGCTCACCGGAGAGAACCTGGCCAGCCTTTCGGTGAGTTTGCAGACCGCCTTCGTCGCCGGCGCGTTCGCACTGTTCCTCGGGACCTGGGCCGCGCTGGCCGCCCGGGACTGTCCGACATGGTTGCGCCGCTTCACCGATGCGGTGTTCCACCTGCCCATCGCGGTGCCCTCGGTGGCTATCGGGCTCGGTCTGCTGATCGCCTTCAACTCCCGGCCGCTGTTGCTGGGCGGCACCCGCTGGATCGTCATCCTGGCTCACGCCGTGCTGGTGCTGGCCTTCGCGTTCAGCTCGGTGTCGGCGGCGCTGGACCGGTTGGACCCGTGCTACCGGCAGGCCGCCGAATCCCTCGGCGCGGGTCCGGTCCGGGTGCTGCTCCGGGTGACGCTGCCGCTGTTGCTGCCGGCCCTTGGCGCGGCCGCGGGACTGGCGGTGGCACTGTCCATGGGTGAGCTCGGGGCCACCGTGATGGTGTACCCGGCGACCTGGAAAACCCTGCCCGTGACCATCTTCGGGCTCACCGATCGCGGCCAGGCCTTGCAGGCGGCCGCGTCGACCGCGATCCTGCTGCTGGTGACGCTGTTGGCACTGGCGGTGCTCGGCCGGATCCGGGGCCGCGCCGCCCTCCGCTAG